Proteins from one Bradyrhizobium roseum genomic window:
- the ligA gene encoding NAD-dependent DNA ligase LigA: MSKTAKARTPVEIDKLTKAQAKVEHKRLSLELEAHNERYYQKDAPTVSDAAYDALRQRLEAIEAKFPDLVTTDSPTQKVGAAPARGFAKVQHAVPMLSLGNAFSDEDVTEFVDRIRRFLKLDAEHIPALVTEPKIDGLSLSLRYENGELVRAATRGDGFTGEDVTANVRTIKDIPHALKGRNIPAACELRGEVYMLKKDFLELNKKQAEAEDTVFANPRNSAAGSLRQKDVSITASRPLKFFAYTWGELSERPADTQHGMLAWMDKAGFAVNPLTTLCKDVDAVLEFYKKIGEERASLGYDIDGVVYKVDRLDWQDRLGFVSRSPRWAIAHKFAAEQATTVLNGIDIQVGRTGALTPVARLEPVTVGGVVVSNATLHNEDYIKGIGNDGNPIRDGVDLRVGDTVVVQRAGDVIPQVVSVVMDKRPSSAKPYRFPETCPVCGSHAVREEGEAVRRCTGALICPAQAVERLKHFVSRLAFDIDGLGDKQIQEFYEDGLVMSPVDIFTLQKRDARSASKLMAREGYGETSVRNLFNAIDARRSIDLHRLIFALGIRHVGEGNAKLLARHYHTIENFREAMLAAAKGTKDEENTTEAYQDLNNIGGVGEIVADAVVEFFAEPRNVKALGELLREIEVKPAEQPRKSSPVSDKTVVFTGSLTKFTRDEAKAMAERLGAKVAGSVSKKTDYVVAGEDAGSKLTKARELGVAVLTEDEWLTLIGE, encoded by the coding sequence ATGTCCAAGACCGCGAAAGCCAGAACCCCCGTTGAAATCGATAAGCTCACCAAGGCCCAGGCCAAGGTCGAGCACAAGCGGCTGTCGCTGGAGCTCGAGGCGCACAACGAGCGCTACTACCAGAAGGACGCGCCGACCGTTTCGGACGCCGCCTACGACGCGCTGCGCCAGCGGCTGGAGGCGATCGAGGCGAAATTTCCCGATCTCGTAACCACGGATTCGCCGACGCAGAAGGTCGGCGCCGCGCCGGCGCGCGGCTTTGCCAAGGTGCAGCACGCCGTTCCGATGCTCTCGCTCGGCAATGCCTTCAGCGACGAGGACGTCACCGAGTTCGTCGATCGCATCCGCCGCTTTCTCAAGCTCGATGCCGAGCATATTCCGGCGCTGGTGACCGAGCCGAAGATCGATGGCCTGTCGCTCTCGCTGCGCTACGAAAATGGCGAACTGGTGCGCGCGGCCACGCGCGGCGACGGGTTTACCGGAGAGGACGTCACCGCCAATGTTCGCACCATCAAGGACATTCCGCATGCGCTGAAAGGGCGAAACATTCCGGCCGCCTGCGAACTGCGCGGCGAAGTCTACATGCTCAAGAAGGACTTTCTCGAGCTCAACAAGAAGCAGGCCGAGGCCGAAGACACCGTGTTTGCCAACCCGCGCAACTCGGCGGCCGGCTCGCTGCGCCAGAAGGATGTCTCGATCACCGCGTCGCGGCCGCTGAAATTCTTTGCCTATACCTGGGGCGAACTGAGCGAGCGGCCGGCCGATACCCAGCACGGTATGCTGGCGTGGATGGACAAGGCCGGCTTTGCCGTCAATCCACTGACCACGCTCTGCAAGGATGTCGACGCGGTTCTTGAATTCTACAAGAAGATCGGCGAGGAGCGCGCCTCTCTCGGATACGATATCGACGGCGTGGTCTACAAGGTCGACCGGCTGGACTGGCAGGATCGTCTTGGCTTCGTCTCGCGCAGCCCGCGCTGGGCGATCGCGCACAAATTCGCGGCCGAGCAAGCGACGACGGTCCTCAACGGCATCGATATCCAGGTCGGCCGCACCGGCGCGCTGACGCCGGTGGCGCGGCTCGAGCCGGTCACCGTCGGCGGCGTCGTCGTCTCGAACGCGACGCTGCACAACGAGGACTACATCAAGGGTATCGGCAACGACGGCAATCCGATCCGCGACGGCGTCGATCTCAGGGTCGGCGACACCGTCGTCGTCCAGCGCGCCGGCGACGTGATCCCGCAGGTCGTCAGTGTCGTGATGGACAAACGGCCAAGCAGCGCAAAGCCCTACAGGTTTCCGGAGACGTGCCCGGTTTGCGGGAGCCACGCGGTGCGTGAGGAAGGCGAGGCGGTGCGCCGCTGCACCGGTGCGCTGATCTGCCCGGCGCAGGCGGTGGAGCGGCTGAAGCATTTCGTCTCGCGGCTGGCGTTCGATATCGACGGCCTCGGCGACAAGCAGATCCAGGAATTCTACGAGGATGGCCTCGTGATGTCGCCGGTCGATATCTTCACGCTGCAGAAGCGCGACGCGCGGTCGGCCAGCAAGCTGATGGCGCGCGAGGGCTATGGCGAAACCTCGGTGCGCAACCTGTTCAATGCGATCGACGCCCGCCGCTCGATCGACCTGCATCGTCTGATCTTCGCGCTCGGCATCCGACACGTCGGCGAGGGCAATGCCAAATTGCTGGCGCGGCACTACCACACGATCGAGAATTTTCGCGAGGCGATGCTGGCCGCCGCCAAGGGGACAAAGGACGAGGAGAACACCACCGAGGCCTATCAGGACCTCAACAATATCGGCGGCGTCGGTGAGATCGTGGCGGACGCGGTGGTGGAGTTCTTCGCCGAACCGCGCAATGTGAAGGCGCTCGGCGAACTGCTGCGTGAGATCGAGGTCAAGCCGGCCGAACAGCCGCGCAAAAGCTCGCCGGTTTCGGACAAGACCGTGGTGTTCACGGGCTCGCTGACCAAGTTCACCCGCGATGAGGCCAAGGCGATGGCCGAGCGCCTCGGCGCCAAGGTTGCGGGCTCGGTGTCGAAGAAGACGGATTATGTGGTGGCGGGTGAGGATGCGGGGTCGAAGCTGACCAAGGCGCGCGAGCTTGGCGTGGCGGTACTAACCGAGGATGAATGGTTGACGCTGATCGGGGAGTGA
- the recN gene encoding DNA repair protein RecN: MLARLSIRDIVLIARLDLEFSRGLAVLTGETGAGKSILLDAFALALGGRGDAGLVRHGAEQGQVTATFDIRKGHPATKILADNGLDDASSQGSCELILRRVQLADGRTRAFINDQSVSVQTLKAVGATLVEIHGQHDERALVDASTHRQLLDAFAGLEKEVAALETLWEARRTAVTALDAHRASMERAAREADYLRHASDELRALKPEDGEETALAARRTIMMQGEKIASDLREAQEAVGGPHSPVPALAAAVRRLERRAANSPTLVEPAVRAIDIAINALEEADQHLHAALVAADFDPAELERIEERLFALRAASRKYSTPVDGLAALAAKFASDVALIDAGASRLKKLETAAAEADARYGAAAAKLSAARSKSADKLNKAVSAELAPLKLERAKFMTQVESDANAPGPQGIDRVEFWVQTNPGTRAGPIMKVASGGELSRFLLALKVVLADRGSAPTLVFDEIDTGVGGAVADAIGSRLARLAEGVQVMAVTHAPQVAARASQHLLISKDALDRGKRVATRVNALAADHRSEEIARMLAGAEITAEARAAARRLLQAAS, encoded by the coding sequence ATGCTGGCGCGTCTGTCGATCCGTGACATCGTGCTGATCGCACGCCTCGATCTCGAATTTTCCCGTGGCCTTGCGGTGCTGACCGGCGAGACCGGTGCGGGCAAGTCGATCCTGCTCGACGCCTTTGCACTGGCGCTTGGCGGCCGCGGGGACGCCGGACTGGTGCGCCACGGCGCGGAGCAGGGGCAAGTGACCGCCACTTTCGACATCCGGAAGGGGCATCCGGCGACCAAGATCCTCGCCGACAATGGCCTGGACGATGCGAGTTCTCAAGGATCTTGCGAACTGATCCTTCGCCGTGTCCAGCTCGCCGACGGTCGCACCCGTGCCTTCATCAACGACCAGTCGGTCAGCGTGCAGACGCTGAAGGCCGTCGGCGCGACGCTGGTGGAGATCCACGGCCAGCACGACGAGCGCGCGCTGGTGGACGCCTCGACGCACCGGCAGTTGCTCGACGCCTTTGCCGGGCTGGAGAAGGAGGTCGCGGCGCTGGAGACGCTGTGGGAGGCACGGCGCACCGCCGTCACCGCACTCGACGCGCACCGCGCCAGCATGGAACGCGCCGCCCGTGAGGCGGACTATCTGCGCCATGCCTCCGACGAACTCCGCGCGCTGAAGCCGGAGGATGGCGAGGAAACCGCGCTGGCCGCGCGCCGCACCATCATGATGCAGGGCGAGAAGATCGCCAGCGACCTGCGTGAGGCGCAGGAGGCGGTCGGCGGTCCGCATTCCCCGGTGCCGGCGCTGGCGGCGGCCGTGCGCCGTCTGGAACGTCGCGCCGCCAATTCGCCCACCCTGGTCGAGCCGGCGGTGCGGGCGATCGATATCGCGATCAACGCGCTGGAGGAGGCCGACCAGCATCTCCACGCCGCGCTGGTTGCGGCTGACTTCGATCCCGCCGAACTGGAGCGCATCGAGGAGCGGCTGTTCGCGCTGCGCGCCGCGTCGCGCAAATATTCGACGCCGGTCGACGGACTGGCGGCGCTGGCTGCGAAGTTCGCGTCCGATGTCGCGCTGATCGATGCCGGTGCGAGCCGGTTGAAGAAGCTGGAAACCGCGGCCGCCGAGGCCGACGCGCGCTACGGCGCGGCGGCGGCAAAACTCTCCGCGGCCCGCAGCAAGTCGGCCGACAAGCTCAACAAGGCGGTCAGCGCCGAACTGGCGCCGCTGAAGCTCGAGCGTGCGAAGTTCATGACCCAGGTCGAGAGCGACGCCAACGCGCCGGGACCGCAGGGCATCGACCGTGTCGAATTCTGGGTGCAGACCAATCCAGGCACGAGGGCGGGACCGATCATGAAGGTCGCCTCCGGCGGCGAACTGTCGCGCTTCCTGCTCGCGCTCAAGGTGGTGCTGGCCGACCGCGGCTCGGCGCCGACGCTGGTGTTCGACGAGATCGATACCGGGGTCGGCGGCGCGGTGGCGGACGCCATCGGCTCGCGCCTCGCACGGCTTGCCGAGGGGGTGCAGGTGATGGCCGTGACGCATGCGCCGCAGGTCGCCGCGCGCGCCAGCCAGCATCTGCTGATTTCCAAGGACGCGCTCGACAGGGGCAAGCGCGTCGCCACCCGCGTCAACGCACTCGCCGCCGACCACCGCAGCGAGGAAATCGCCCGCATGCTGGCGGGCGCGGAGATCACCGCGGAGGCGAGGGCGGCGGCGAGGCGGTTGCTGCAGGCGGCGAGCTAG
- a CDS encoding outer membrane protein assembly factor BamD, with protein sequence MAAQRMTLEPRKSFRFSGFAGAGRSLRLAAGLIALAIPLSGCGTGALWDKFTAKDDTFNEEPADKLYNEGLYLMNQRKDNKAAAKKFEEVDRQHPYSDWARKSLLMSAYSFYNQGDYDSCIGAATRYVTLHPGSSDAAYAQYLIAASHYDQIPDISRDQGRTEKAIAALEEVIRKYPTSEYANSAKAKLEGARDQLAGKEMDVGRYYMEKRDYTAAINRFKTVVTRYQTTRHVEEALARLTEAYMAIGIVGEAQTAAAVLGHNFPDSKWYKDAYNLVKGGGVEPSENKGSYISRAFKKMGLG encoded by the coding sequence ATGGCGGCACAGCGTATGACGCTTGAACCACGCAAATCATTCAGGTTTTCCGGCTTCGCCGGAGCCGGACGGTCGCTGCGGCTGGCGGCAGGCCTGATTGCACTTGCGATACCCCTGAGCGGATGCGGCACCGGCGCGCTGTGGGACAAGTTCACCGCCAAGGACGACACCTTCAACGAGGAACCGGCGGACAAGCTCTATAATGAGGGCTTGTACCTGATGAACCAGCGCAAGGATAACAAGGCGGCGGCGAAGAAATTCGAGGAAGTCGACCGCCAGCATCCCTATTCCGACTGGGCGCGCAAATCGCTGCTGATGTCGGCCTATTCCTTCTACAATCAGGGCGATTACGACAGCTGCATCGGCGCGGCTACCCGTTACGTCACGCTGCATCCCGGCAGTTCGGATGCGGCCTACGCGCAATATCTGATTGCGGCCTCGCATTACGACCAGATCCCGGACATCTCCCGCGACCAGGGCCGCACCGAAAAGGCGATCGCGGCGCTGGAAGAGGTGATTCGCAAATACCCGACGTCCGAATACGCGAACTCCGCCAAGGCCAAGCTTGAGGGCGCCCGCGACCAGCTCGCCGGCAAGGAGATGGATGTCGGCCGCTACTACATGGAAAAGCGCGACTACACCGCCGCCATCAACCGTTTCAAGACGGTCGTGACCCGCTACCAGACCACCCGGCACGTCGAGGAGGCGCTGGCGCGGCTTACCGAGGCCTATATGGCGATCGGCATCGTCGGCGAGGCTCAGACGGCCGCCGCCGTGCTCGGGCACAATTTCCCGGACAGCAAGTGGTACAAGGACGCCTATAATCTCGTGAAGGGCGGCGGTGTCGAGCCGAGCGAGAACAAGGGTTCCTATATCTCCAGGGCCTTCAAGAAGATGGGGCTGGGCTGA
- the lpxC gene encoding UDP-3-O-acyl-N-acetylglucosamine deacetylase, with the protein MKFSRQTTLRAQATVTGVGVHSGLPVSLTLGPAPVDAGFVFVRTSLDEPDREVPALAKSVTATDLATVLGDHEGPLVSTAEHVLAALRGMGVDNAIIEVDGPEVPIMDGSAAAFVAAIDQAGIVTQSASRRFIQVLRPVQVAIGDSFGELRPHAGGLRVEVEIDFANRVIGRQNFALDLNPESFRREIARARTFGFMNDVARLWSAGFARGASFENTVVLDEDRLLNAEGLRFADECARHKALDAVGDLTLAGLPLLGAFRSVRGGHKLNHAVLTALLADRSAWRVVEAEPARRSRGHAEAGAGMVGGLIAPAYGPDVS; encoded by the coding sequence ATGAAATTCAGTCGCCAAACCACGCTTCGGGCGCAAGCCACCGTCACGGGTGTTGGCGTTCATTCCGGTTTACCTGTCAGTCTGACGCTTGGGCCTGCACCTGTCGATGCAGGCTTTGTTTTTGTCCGCACCAGCCTTGATGAACCTGATCGCGAAGTTCCGGCCCTCGCCAAATCCGTCACCGCCACCGATCTGGCGACGGTGCTCGGCGACCATGAAGGCCCGCTGGTTTCCACCGCGGAACATGTGCTCGCGGCCTTGCGCGGCATGGGGGTCGACAACGCCATTATCGAAGTCGATGGGCCCGAAGTTCCGATCATGGACGGTAGCGCGGCCGCCTTCGTTGCCGCCATCGATCAGGCTGGCATCGTCACCCAGTCGGCCTCCCGCCGTTTCATCCAGGTGCTCCGGCCGGTGCAGGTTGCGATCGGTGACAGTTTTGGTGAATTGCGCCCGCATGCCGGCGGACTCCGCGTCGAAGTCGAGATCGATTTCGCCAATCGGGTGATTGGCCGGCAAAATTTTGCGCTCGATCTCAATCCCGAAAGTTTCCGCCGCGAAATCGCGCGCGCCCGCACGTTCGGCTTCATGAACGACGTGGCGCGGCTCTGGAGCGCCGGCTTTGCGCGCGGAGCCTCGTTCGAGAACACCGTGGTGCTCGACGAAGACCGCCTGCTCAATGCGGAAGGGCTGCGCTTTGCCGACGAATGCGCCCGCCACAAGGCGCTCGACGCGGTCGGCGATCTGACCTTGGCTGGTTTGCCGTTGCTCGGCGCCTTCCGTTCGGTGCGCGGCGGCCACAAGCTGAATCACGCCGTTCTGACGGCCCTGCTGGCCGATCGCAGCGCCTGGCGGGTGGTGGAGGCCGAACCGGCCCGCCGTTCCCGCGGTCACGCGGAGGCCGGCGCGGGCATGGTGGGCGGCCTGATCGCCCCGGCCTACGGTCCGGACGTCTCCTGA
- the ftsZ gene encoding cell division protein FtsZ encodes MALNLTPPDISELKPRITVFGVGGAGGNAVNNMITAGLQGVDFVVANTDAQALTMSKAQRIVQMGTQVTQGLGAGSQPDVGAAAAQEVIDELRDHLTGANMVFVTAGMGGGTGTGAAPVIAKTAREMGILTVGVVTKPFHFEGARRMRTAESGIAELHKVVDTLLIIPNQNLFRVANEKTTFADAFAMADQVLYSGVACITDLMVKEGLINLDFADVRAVMREMGKAMMGTGEATGEKRALTAAEAAIANPLIDDSSMKGARGLLISITGGKDLTLFEVDEAATRIREEVDQDANIIVGATFDENLDGIIRVSVVATGIEQAQIARNAAAAPAVATTATATAAATTSPDSRLAELTARLRADNARLAERAQKLEPAPAPQATAPTQAAPAASPGRAGNNVERAALAAIAAAVETSPAAPIQPASYGDVTVRPIAQKPSLFPDHGESARVEPEQPATPETFIPQAAERAPLRTPRMPKFEELPMPAQNEIRQARGDADEDHPQKAKLSLLQRLANVGLGRRDEETEPPIAARASGPSMAPLPPLPERKPQRTVAQQMANQDPVSEYAKRPAPQGLDVHGRPAPVAPAPQGDDHLDIPAFLRRQAN; translated from the coding sequence ATGGCACTCAATCTGACCCCCCCTGACATCAGCGAGCTGAAACCGCGGATTACCGTTTTCGGCGTCGGTGGAGCAGGCGGCAATGCCGTCAATAACATGATCACTGCCGGGTTGCAGGGCGTCGATTTCGTCGTCGCCAATACCGATGCGCAGGCGCTGACCATGTCGAAGGCGCAGCGCATCGTTCAGATGGGCACGCAGGTGACGCAGGGCCTTGGCGCGGGGTCCCAGCCTGACGTCGGCGCGGCGGCGGCGCAGGAAGTCATCGACGAGCTTCGCGACCATCTCACCGGCGCCAACATGGTGTTCGTCACCGCCGGCATGGGCGGCGGCACCGGCACCGGGGCGGCCCCCGTCATCGCCAAGACCGCGCGCGAAATGGGCATCCTCACCGTCGGCGTCGTGACCAAGCCGTTCCACTTCGAGGGCGCGCGCCGCATGCGCACCGCCGAGTCCGGCATCGCCGAACTGCACAAGGTGGTCGACACGCTGCTGATCATCCCGAACCAGAACCTGTTCCGGGTCGCTAACGAAAAGACCACCTTCGCCGACGCCTTCGCGATGGCCGACCAGGTGCTCTATTCGGGCGTCGCCTGCATCACCGACCTGATGGTCAAGGAAGGCCTGATCAACCTCGACTTCGCCGACGTCCGCGCCGTGATGCGTGAAATGGGCAAGGCGATGATGGGCACCGGCGAAGCCACCGGCGAGAAGCGCGCGCTGACTGCGGCCGAAGCGGCGATCGCCAACCCGCTGATCGACGACTCCTCGATGAAGGGCGCCCGTGGCCTGCTGATCTCGATCACCGGCGGCAAGGACCTGACCCTGTTCGAAGTCGACGAAGCCGCCACCCGAATTCGCGAGGAAGTCGACCAGGACGCCAACATCATCGTCGGCGCCACCTTCGACGAAAACCTCGACGGCATCATCCGCGTCTCCGTTGTCGCGACCGGCATCGAGCAGGCGCAGATCGCCCGCAACGCCGCCGCCGCGCCGGCGGTCGCAACCACGGCGACCGCGACCGCCGCAGCCACCACCTCGCCCGACAGCCGCCTGGCCGAACTGACCGCCCGGTTGCGCGCCGACAATGCGCGGTTGGCCGAACGCGCCCAGAAGCTCGAGCCGGCGCCCGCGCCGCAGGCGACGGCTCCGACGCAGGCCGCGCCCGCCGCCTCGCCTGGCCGCGCAGGGAACAATGTCGAGCGTGCAGCGCTTGCTGCGATCGCCGCAGCCGTCGAAACGTCGCCGGCAGCCCCGATCCAGCCGGCGTCCTATGGCGACGTTACCGTCCGCCCGATCGCGCAGAAGCCGAGCCTGTTCCCGGATCACGGCGAGTCCGCCCGGGTCGAGCCCGAGCAGCCCGCGACGCCTGAAACGTTCATTCCGCAGGCGGCGGAACGGGCACCGCTCCGTACCCCGCGCATGCCCAAGTTCGAGGAACTCCCGATGCCGGCCCAGAACGAGATCCGGCAGGCCCGCGGCGATGCGGACGAAGATCACCCGCAGAAGGCCAAGCTGTCGCTGTTGCAGCGCCTCGCCAACGTCGGCCTCGGCCGCCGCGACGAAGAGACCGAGCCGCCGATCGCGGCCCGCGCCTCCGGCCCGTCGATGGCCCCGCTGCCGCCGCTGCCCGAACGCAAGCCGCAGCGCACCGTGGCCCAGCAGATGGCGAATCAGGATCCGGTATCGGAGTACGCGAAACGCCCGGCACCTCAGGGTTTGGATGTGCATGGCCGTCCAGCACCTGTTGCTCCAGCGCCACAGGGAGACGACCATCTTGATATCCCGGCCTTCCTCCGGCGTCAGGCAAACTGA
- the ftsA gene encoding cell division protein FtsA produces the protein MSGLDRNQTPKTRPVDHKRTALVASLDIGTSKIACMIARLKPSPPSDALRGRTHAVELIGYSQIQSRGVKAGAVVDLAECEQAVRQAVALAERMAKVRVESVLLSVSGGRLQGQLVEAAADIRGGAVTADDVTRVTSAGMRHATGEGRTVLHTLPVGYALDGVKGIRDPRGMVARQFGVDMNVVTADATVARNLMLVVERCHLNVEAMAASPYVAGLAVLTDDEADLGAAVVEMGAGSTTIATYSAGRFVHASGFALGGQHVTMDLARGVGACIADAERIKTLYGTVLTGGSDARELMSVPTAGEEHDAPQIVSRATIANIVRHRAEEIFEMVRDRLADSPFAAEPRARVVLSGGASQLTGTVELAARILNRPVRIGRPLGFGRLPSEAKSASFSVPTGLLVYPQYAHLEHVEPRHTRQLRTGTDGYFGKVGRWLREGF, from the coding sequence ATGAGCGGGCTTGATCGCAACCAGACCCCGAAGACCCGGCCCGTCGACCACAAGCGCACGGCGCTGGTCGCGTCGCTCGATATCGGCACCAGCAAGATCGCCTGCATGATCGCGCGGCTGAAGCCGTCGCCGCCGAGCGATGCGCTGCGCGGTCGTACCCATGCCGTCGAGTTGATCGGCTACAGCCAGATCCAGTCGCGCGGCGTCAAGGCCGGCGCCGTTGTCGACCTCGCCGAATGCGAGCAGGCGGTGCGCCAGGCTGTGGCGCTGGCCGAGCGCATGGCCAAGGTCCGCGTCGAGTCAGTATTATTGTCGGTTTCCGGCGGCAGGCTTCAGGGCCAGCTGGTCGAGGCCGCCGCCGATATCAGGGGCGGGGCGGTGACCGCCGATGACGTCACCCGGGTGACCTCCGCCGGCATGCGCCACGCCACCGGCGAGGGCCGCACCGTGCTCCACACCCTGCCGGTCGGCTACGCGCTGGACGGCGTCAAGGGCATCCGCGACCCCCGGGGCATGGTGGCCCGGCAATTTGGGGTCGACATGAACGTGGTGACCGCGGATGCCACCGTTGCCCGCAACCTGATGCTTGTGGTCGAGCGCTGCCACCTCAACGTCGAGGCCATGGCGGCGAGTCCTTATGTCGCAGGCCTGGCCGTGCTGACCGACGATGAGGCCGATCTCGGCGCCGCCGTGGTCGAAATGGGCGCGGGTTCCACCACGATCGCGACCTATTCAGCCGGCCGCTTCGTTCATGCCAGCGGTTTCGCGCTCGGCGGGCAGCACGTGACGATGGATCTTGCACGCGGCGTCGGCGCATGCATTGCAGATGCCGAGCGAATCAAGACTTTATACGGGACCGTGTTGACCGGCGGGTCTGACGCGCGCGAGCTGATGTCTGTTCCGACCGCAGGGGAGGAGCACGATGCTCCGCAGATCGTCTCACGCGCCACGATCGCGAACATCGTTCGGCATCGCGCCGAGGAGATTTTTGAAATGGTCCGGGACCGGCTCGCGGATTCCCCATTTGCGGCAGAGCCGCGGGCGCGGGTCGTCTTGAGCGGCGGGGCCTCCCAGCTGACCGGCACGGTCGAGCTTGCCGCCCGCATTCTCAACCGCCCGGTCAGGATCGGCCGTCCGCTCGGCTTCGGCCGGCTGCCCAGCGAGGCCAAGAGCGCCTCGTTTTCGGTGCCGACCGGTCTGTTGGTCTACCCGCAATACGCTCACCTGGAACACGTCGAACCGCGGCATACGCGGCAGCTCAGGACAGGGACTGACGGCTATTTCGGAAAGGTCGGACGATGGCTTCGCGAGGGCTTCTGA
- a CDS encoding cell division protein FtsQ/DivIB has translation MDRAGCPNRSVRSRGPQADLKAAAIGAVVLLREWLSRRASVPARPVNDRARPNRLVRLVETYLPNRAGVALTALMLLGSTGLGIVKGGHVDDFLAGLSDTRNALANSAGFRITEVAISGRKHVSQDEVLAIGGVNGRSSLLFLDAASVRDKLKANPWIADATILKLYPGQLRIDIVERTAFALWQQDGRLSVISEDGAVLEPYVSRRFVTLPLVVGKGADSRARDFIALLDRYPQVRAVTKAAILVGERRWNLRLNDGLDIRLPENNVGNALALLSKLDKEDRLFSRDIVAVDMRLPDRLTVQLSEDAAKAREELFKDKKPKKKPGDSA, from the coding sequence ATGGATCGTGCAGGATGCCCCAACCGGTCGGTGAGATCGCGGGGGCCCCAGGCTGACCTGAAAGCGGCCGCTATTGGAGCGGTCGTGCTGCTGCGCGAGTGGCTGAGCCGTCGCGCCAGCGTCCCTGCTCGGCCCGTGAACGATCGCGCGCGGCCGAATCGCCTGGTCCGTCTGGTCGAAACCTATCTTCCGAATCGCGCGGGCGTCGCGCTGACCGCGCTGATGCTGCTCGGCAGCACCGGCCTCGGCATCGTCAAGGGCGGCCATGTCGACGACTTCCTGGCGGGGCTGAGCGATACCCGCAATGCGCTGGCCAATTCGGCCGGCTTCCGCATCACTGAGGTTGCCATCAGCGGCCGCAAGCATGTGAGCCAGGACGAGGTGCTCGCGATCGGCGGCGTCAATGGCCGCTCCTCGCTGTTGTTCCTCGACGCCGCCTCGGTGCGCGACAAGCTCAAGGCCAATCCCTGGATTGCGGACGCGACGATCCTGAAGCTCTATCCCGGTCAGTTGCGCATCGACATCGTCGAGCGCACCGCGTTCGCGCTGTGGCAGCAGGACGGAAGGCTGTCCGTGATCTCGGAAGACGGCGCGGTACTGGAACCCTACGTGTCGCGCCGCTTCGTGACTTTGCCGCTGGTGGTGGGCAAGGGCGCCGACAGCAGGGCCCGCGACTTCATCGCCCTTCTGGACCGCTACCCGCAGGTACGCGCCGTGACCAAGGCGGCGATCCTGGTCGGCGAGCGGCGCTGGAATTTGCGGTTGAACGACGGCCTCGACATTCGCCTGCCGGAGAATAACGTCGGCAATGCGCTGGCCTTGCTGAGCAAGCTCGACAAGGAGGACCGGCTGTTCTCGCGCGACATCGTCGCGGTCGACATGCGCCTGCCGGACCGTCTCACGGTACAATTGTCGGAAGACGCGGCCAAGGCCCGCGAAGAACTGTTCAAGGACAAGAAGCCCAAGAAGAAGCCGGGTGATTCGGCATGA
- a CDS encoding D-alanine--D-alanine ligase family protein, whose product MRTTILFGGTNKERLVSVGSAQALHRALPEADLWFWDVADTVHEVASQKLIEHSRPFEDEFEPGNRGLPLEAALDKAKAEDRVLVLGLHGGRAENGELQAMCELRGIPFTGSGSASSNLAFDKAAAKRFAEIAGVTVPAGVALENLDAAFAEYGKLIAKPARDGSSYGLIFVNAKQDLVAVRNAARTEDYLIEPFVAGGEATCGVLEQPDGTLISLPPIEIVPGEGTFDYAAKYLLKSTQEICPGRFTPEVTAQLQDQAMRAHRALSCSGYSRTDFIVSPKGLVYLETNTLPGLTAASLYPKALQAQGIEFPDFLRDQIVLAERRSRARV is encoded by the coding sequence ATGCGGACCACCATTCTCTTCGGCGGCACTAATAAAGAGCGGCTGGTCTCGGTCGGAAGTGCACAGGCGCTGCATCGCGCCTTGCCGGAAGCCGACCTCTGGTTTTGGGACGTCGCCGATACCGTGCATGAGGTCGCATCGCAAAAGCTGATCGAACATTCGCGGCCGTTCGAGGATGAATTCGAACCCGGCAACCGCGGCCTGCCGCTCGAAGCCGCGCTCGACAAGGCAAAGGCCGAAGATCGCGTGCTGGTGCTCGGCCTGCATGGCGGCCGGGCCGAGAATGGCGAATTGCAGGCGATGTGCGAACTGCGCGGCATTCCTTTTACCGGCTCCGGCTCGGCGTCGTCGAACCTCGCCTTCGACAAGGCGGCGGCGAAACGCTTTGCGGAGATCGCGGGCGTGACGGTCCCGGCAGGCGTGGCCCTGGAAAACCTCGACGCGGCGTTTGCCGAATACGGCAAGTTGATCGCCAAGCCGGCGCGGGACGGTTCGAGCTATGGCCTGATCTTCGTCAACGCGAAACAGGACCTCGTTGCTGTCCGCAACGCCGCCAGGACCGAAGACTATCTGATCGAGCCGTTCGTTGCCGGCGGCGAAGCGACCTGCGGGGTACTGGAGCAGCCGGACGGCACGTTGATATCGCTGCCACCGATCGAGATCGTGCCGGGCGAGGGCACCTTCGACTACGCGGCCAAATATTTGCTCAAATCGACCCAGGAGATCTGCCCGGGGCGCTTTACGCCTGAAGTCACGGCGCAACTGCAGGACCAGGCGATGCGGGCACACCGGGCATTGTCCTGCAGCGGCTATTCCCGGACCGACTTCATCGTCTCGCCGAAGGGGCTGGTCTACCTGGAAACCAACACACTGCCCGGCCTGACCGCGGCATCGCTCTACCCGAAGGCGCTGCAGGCCCAGGGAATCGAATTTCCCGATTTTCTGCGCGACCAGATCGTGCTGGCCGAACGGCGGAGCCGGGCGCGGGTCTGA